ATTTGaatgaaagaacaataaaaaccacattgagacgttattatatgccaggtactggcCTATGCCCTGGCCCATGGTAATTCAATTAATGCCTGTAACGGCCCTCAGGGAGATATTCTGTTACAGGTTTACTTGGTCCTATGTTCACACACATCcatttacaggtggggaaacttgAGGCCCAAAGGTTGCGAATAACTATGATTTTAACTCTCACAGTGGTCCGTACATGACGCCTGTGAGCCCTGTGGCCATGAAGGCTGGgccccttttctgttctttttactCGGTAGACTAGAAAAGTCATATATATCTCCAAGTGGCTGGAATTCTCATTCTCTTATGAAGAAGACTCGCCACCGTCAAGCCCACAGCCCCAGCCCAAGGAATGGTTAAAAGCATAGGCTCCAGAACCTGCCTGGGTTCAAAATCCTCTTCTCCCATTCACCAGCTCTGTGACACCTCTTTGGGCCTCAAgtcacctcatctgtaaaatgggctaataCTGATAGCACCTACCCCAGAGACTGGCTCGGAGGACTGGGTGAAATAACATAGGAGAACTTAGCCACTGCGCCCGGGGTGGGCCAGGAAAGTGTCCAACTACCGTTAGCTCTGGTTATTGTGTCTCTGCCAGCCTCTCCTACTTGCCCAGGCCAGCTGGCCCAAAGAGTCTGGAGCCCCAGCCTTCGAGcctgggggtgtgtggggggtagTGATCCTGGTAGAGGGAACAACATACGCACTGAggcaaggaagaaaaatagaaaggagtaAAAGCTGAGGCCTTGTAGCCCTAGAGAGAGGCCTGGACTGTCCCCCGTGGGTGCTAGGGAGCTGCGGGAAGGTTGTTGCCGGGACCTTGGGCCTGGTGCTCGATCAGTACTGACTCCCAGGAAGCCACAGTTCTTTTCTCATTAAAGACAGAATTTTGTGCTGGACATTGTTGTAGGCGCTGGGTAAACAGCAGTGCACAAAACAAAGCCCTGCCTGATGGAGCTGACATAAGGAGGAGGAGACAGACCACAAACACAGAGCGATCCCATGCCAGGTGGAGATAAGTGCTATAAAAGAAATCAGGTAGGgctaggagagagaaaaggacagagCTGTTTCAGAAGGAGGGTCAAGGAAGGTCTCTCCAAGGAGGCCGTGTTTGAGCAGAAGCCcgaggaggtgaggaagggagCCAAGCAGGTGTCTGGGGAAAGATCTTTCCAGGCTGAAGGAACagaaagtgcaaaggccctgaggcaggggcgGGCCTAAAGTGTATGAggacccaggacttccctggtggtccagtggttaagactctatgcttccaacgcagggggctcaggtttgatccctgatcggggaactaagatcccacatgcctcccggcgtggccaaaattttttaaaaaaaagagtatgagGACCTGCAGGGAGGCCAGTTTGGCTGGAGTCaagtgaaggaaagagagagagagagaaagagtgggagaagAGGTTAGGGAAGCAACGGAGGCACATCGTGGGAACCTTGAAAACTTTGCTTTTACTGTGGGTGAGATAATAGCCACAGGAGGCTTTTGAGCAGAGAAGGACATctcacttgtattttttttaacacctttattaagGTAGAATTCTCATATACAACCCAcccatttaaagcatacaattcagtggcttttagtatattcatagagcTGCACAACTATCACTACAATcaattatagaacattttcatcgctccaaaaagaaaccctgtacctctTAGCCATCAACCCCCCGCCTCGTTCCCCCATCTCtgcccagccctaggcaaccactaatctactttctgtctctgtaagatttgcctattttggacatttcatgtaaatggatcATATGACATGTGGTCCTTTGTGAGTAGCTACTTTCCAGTAGCATAACTGTGGTGTATTTTAGTTGGACCCCTGAAGCTGCTGGTGGAGAACAGACTCtaaggggtgggggtgtgggctgGGAGCCCAGTGAATAGTCCAGgttgggaggtggtggtggttggaCCAGGGTGGGGGCCGTGGAGGAGGACAGATGTTGGGTTAGTTTGAAGGCAGAGCCAACGGTATTTGTACACGAGTGGTGTCTTGGGAGAGAAGAAGAGTGCGTTTTTGTCCCCAGCAGCTAGAAGGATGGAGCTGCCATCATCTGAGATGGGGTGGCTGAGGGAGGAGCAGGTTGGGGGAGGACCAGGAGCTCAGCTCCGGGCAAGGGGGTTGGAGGCATTATAGGACGGGATTATTGGAGGGGATATGCCGAGTACACAGCTGGAGGGAGAGGCTCAGGCTGGGCCCGGAAATCTGGGCGCCTCTGCACGCAGACTCTTCAAGTCCGTGAGCGGGAATGAGATCCCAGGTGAGAGGAGGCGGAGGAAGCCCCGCAGGCTTGGGGTTAAACTGGCACAGACCAGAGTTGAGACTGAAATCCCGCCATCTGATTGGAGAGAGCCCCCGACTCCCCGCCTCCAGAAGTTCCCCCCTCTCCTACTCCAGCCACCCAACCTCTTTTCCAGGCCCTCCTTCCCTGGGGCCTCCGCAGGATCCAGCAGTACTGcctgaggcgggggggggggtttcTGGATGGTTCAGAGTCTTGTAGCATATTGGCTTTTACACTGAATGAGATAAGAGCTGCCTGGCTCGGCAGGGGACCTCCAGGACCCTGTTCCAGTAAGGCTGGTATCGGCCACCAGATTATTGTTAAATATATTGTCTCTCTCCCCTGGGTCATGGGGCTTCTGCTCCAAGGCATGACCTGACTTAGGTTTGGAAAGGATGCCTTTGGGtccagggtgggtgggaggtgggaAAGGGAAATCATGACAGCGTTAGGGGTCCCCCACATCTTACCTACATCTCTCTCTCCACAGATACACCAGCCCACAGCAAGGGGGGCTCTAGGAGCCCGGAGCCTTGGGCCAGACCCTCCTGCAATCCTCAGGAAGGGGGCTGCCAGGCACCCAAGGAGCGTGAGTCCCCGCCCCCTCCGGCCCTGCAGACCGTCCAGCTGCCCCGCCTGGCCTTGTCTccaccccccccagcccctccgCTGCCACCACCCCCCGAGCCACCGCAGCAGGTCCAACTGGCACCCTCGCCCTccagctccccctcccctccactgcctccaccctCGGCCCCAGACCCCTCCCTGGACTTCCTGCGGGCGCAGCAGGAGACTGCCAACGCCATCCGGGAGCTGGCCGGCACCCTTCGCCAGGGACTGGCCCAACTGAGCGAGGCCCTCAGCGCCCTACTGCCCCTTCTGCCCGGAACCCCCGCTGACCCactgcccccgccccctcccccacctccaccgcCCAGGCCTGTCttgtcccccacctcccccaaggTGGAGGTCACCCCAGAGCCTGTGTCCGTGGTGGCTGCTGTCGTGGACGGGGCTGTGGTGGCAGCCAGGGGGGTGATCATTACTCCTAGGAGCGAGGAGGGGGCCCCCcggctccccccagccccactcacGCCCCATGACTCCCCGCCAcacaaaaggaggaaaagtttccctACAAGGAAGAGGCGGGGGCGGTGGAAATCTCCATGACATCTGCTGTGGGGTTCAAGCTTGTTGGCGCACCTTCTGCCTGCACCTCTTCCCCCCAGCTTAGCCCAGCGGAGGAGGGCAATGCACTTACCCCATCCCAGCTGCACCCCGGCTCCCTGCTGCGGGGCACGAGCACCCCACTCCTTGTACTAGTTAGTGCCTGATTCTGGGGGGCCTCCTTGATGGGCCCCCCAGCCCTTTTCCAGTACAGCGCTGTCTGCCTGGCTGCTTTCCTTAACCCTGACTTCTAAGCCAtggattttatgttatttattattgCCCTTCGTGGGTTGCGAGGGAACCTGCACATCCCCCGTCCCCTAACAAAACTCCTGGCCTTGACTTGAAGACAACTGACCCACTTCCCCTCCCCAGACTTTGGAGGGGGTGGGAGTTTCAAGACAAGTCAGAATATGGATGAAGAGGCTACTGCAGTCTGTACCCTTGGGGCGGGTGGAGTTCGCACCGGTGTAGGTTGAGCCTCACGTTGCAGTCTCTGACCTCCAGAGCTCAACCCCCTCCGTGCTCCTCAGTGGTaacaaaatatcaataaagttatttttaatataattacttgGGGCTCTGTCTGAGACAGGCCTGAAGTTCCAATACGTACACCTGCCTCGTCCCTCCATGGGCAGGTGACACCCCCTTGAAGTTTTAGAGGCTGGTGgttttccagactttttttttttcttaaagccatCAGGTCCTGTGTTCAAAtcttattccttctttttcatccTTCAGATACCACCCTAAATGTCATCTCTGGGAGGACATCCTGGATTCCTTCCCCTGGGCTAGGGTGGGTCTGCTTCTTAGATTCTCTCTCAGCATCCTGTGGTCACTAAATGAACACATGCCTTTATCTATTTAAAGCCTGCTTCCCGTATAGTTTCATGAAGGGAGGAGCTGGTTCTCTTTTTTACTCCCAAACTGGCTGCAGAGTCTGGTAGCAAAGTAGCTAATAGCCATCACCCTGGACTCAGACCTGGCTCGACCCCTGGTGCTGCCCTGGCCAGCTGTGTAACTACGGGCCTCCactgtcctcatctgtaatacGGGCATAAAGATTTAGGTGCCTTTGCTGCCTAGAACTACATTCTCTTCATCCCTCAGGTcacagctcaaatatcacctcctcggGAAAGCCTCTCCTGAACCCCCCCTCCCTTTCTTGCAGCAAGTCATGAAAGAAAGGCAGTTAAGTAATCATTTGAGTAAATTTAAATTGAATGTCCTTCCATCACCAGGATGAGCCTTGTCTGGTCAAGGCCTGAGCCTATCTtagtcactgctgtgtcctcagcaTTGCCCAACACAGAAGCAAGGTTGAATCTTTGAAGTAATGGGAGCTTAGAAACAACTTTCATTTATGGTTCTCCTTTTCTGGGTCAGGTGCCATGCTAAGCATTTATTTGCACGTTTGCAT
Above is a genomic segment from Kogia breviceps isolate mKogBre1 chromosome 18, mKogBre1 haplotype 1, whole genome shotgun sequence containing:
- the MYPOP gene encoding myb-related transcription factor, partner of profilin, whose product is MASAAAGEAEETTRLRKPRFSFEENQILIREVRAHYPQLYGAQSRRVSVAERRRVWDGIAAKINGITSWKRTGQEVQKRWNDFKRRTKEKLARVPHSTQGTGPAAEDAFSAEEETIFAILGPGVAGPGAGAGAEQPSAAASSQPAAPSACAQRCGLSEDRREDRRADTPAHSKGGSRSPEPWARPSCNPQEGGCQAPKERESPPPPALQTVQLPRLALSPPPPAPPLPPPPEPPQQVQLAPSPSSSPSPPLPPPSAPDPSLDFLRAQQETANAIRELAGTLRQGLAQLSEALSALLPLLPGTPADPLPPPPPPPPPPRPVLSPTSPKVEVTPEPVSVVAAVVDGAVVAARGVIITPRSEEGAPRLPPAPLTPHDSPPHKRRKSFPTRKRRGRWKSP